The window GGATGCTCCCAGCGAAGCAATGCTTCGAACGAGCAGACTTTTTTGGTGTTCGGGTCCAACAATGGTTGAAAGTGGAGCACGAACTCATCGTTGGCAATTGCCGCACGCAGATTCGCCTCCATCATTTGACGTTGGCGGAGTTGCTGGTCCATCCCCTTTTCGAAGTATCGGGCGCAATCACGCCCGTCAGCTTTGGCTCGATACATTGCGATGTCCGCATTGCGGATCAATTCATCGGCATCACAATTTTCATCAGGCGAGCCGCAGATACCAATGCTGGCCGTCACGCTGAAAGGAACCCCATCCAACAACACAGGCTCGGCAACCGAAGATTGAATTCCATCGGCGATGGATTCGATCGTTCGCTGAGTTGGGTTGTGATCCAGCACGACAGCAAACTCGTCGCCACCCAAGCGTGCAACCAAACCAGCCGCTCCAACGACAGCGGACAATCGCTGTCCCACGATCCGAATCAACTCGTCTCCGGCTGGGTGTCCCAGCGTATCGTTGATCAGTTTGAATTGATCGAGGTCGATGAGCAGAACCGCCGGCGGTTGCGAATTTGCATTTGCCAAGGAATCTCTCAAACGGTCGTTGAACTTGATGCGATTGGCCAGCCCAGTCAAACCATCGTGCAGAGCAACTCGTTCCAATTCGGCCGTGCGGACTCGAACGAGTTCTTCGAGTTCACGATGTTTCAAACCGGCCGCGCGTGCCGAGTCCCATTTGCAGGTCAACGCGACGGCGATCTGGAGGACTTCAACATCGTCAAAGGGCTTCTTTAGAATCAATAGGTTCTCGGTGTGACCCAACACCGATACCGCATGCTCCCATGAATGGTCGCTGTAGGCGGTGCAAATGACGATCTGCAATTCGGGGTCGATCTTCCAGAGTTCTCCGATGGTCTGCAAGCCATCCATCCCAGGTGGCATTCGCATGTCGACGAAAGCGAGCGAATAACGATCGTTGTGTTCGACCGCTGACTCGACCATTTTCACAGCATCCAACCCCTGATGCGCCGAGTCAAAACGGAGGCCTTCCTGCTGAAGGCCTTCATCTGGCACCTCGTCGATGTCAAAGTCATCAATGTCGGGCAGTTCGGTTGGCCGAGGCGTG of the Rhodopirellula baltica SH 1 genome contains:
- a CDS encoding putative bifunctional diguanylate cyclase/phosphodiesterase, yielding MNTLKLSKSHRVLIVDDNPSIHADFRKIFTPRPTELPDIDDFDIDEVPDEGLQQEGLRFDSAHQGLDAVKMVESAVEHNDRYSLAFVDMRMPPGMDGLQTIGELWKIDPELQIVICTAYSDHSWEHAVSVLGHTENLLILKKPFDDVEVLQIAVALTCKWDSARAAGLKHRELEELVRVRTAELERVALHDGLTGLANRIKFNDRLRDSLANANSQPPAVLLIDLDQFKLINDTLGHPAGDELIRIVGQRLSAVVGAAGLVARLGGDEFAVVLDHNPTQRTIESIADGIQSSVAEPVLLDGVPFSVTASIGICGSPDENCDADELIRNADIAMYRAKADGRDCARYFEKGMDQQLRQRQMMEANLRAAIANDEFVLHFQPLLDPNTKKVCSFEALLRWEHPERGLVPPLDFIPLAEETGLIRQIGDWVLLEACKEACNWPEHIRVAVNVSAIQFRGGTLPKSVSDAIEQSGIAGERLEIEITESVLMGESLDALDQLHALRAQGVRIALDDFGTGYSSLSYLRRFRFDKLKMDRSFVQNLNQADAMAIVSTIANLGKCLGMATTAEGIETEQQMRCVMEHGFTEVQGYLYGRPIPSTEIHATHFGQSALTSSRG